The region ACCGTTCCGTTCACGATCACGTACTCGAACAAGTCCATGTGGGCGATCTCGCGCCGCGCCGTATTGAGCCGCTGCCGAACTGCATCAGGCGACTCTGTCTCCCGGCCAACGAGCCTGCTCTCGAGCTCTTCCCAGCTCGGCGGCGCGATGAAGACCAACACCGCCCGGCGCCCAAGAGTGCAGCGCACTGTGCGTGCGCCTTGATAGTCAATTTCCAGGATGATGTCCTCCCCCGCCGCCAACGCATCCTCAACAGGCTTCCGGGGTGTTCCGTACGAAGTATCGGTATGGACAGTGGCCCATTCCAGGAGCTCGCCGGCGTCGCGCATGCGCGAGAATTCATCATGGGTGACGAAGAAGTACTCGACCCCATGCGTCTCGTTCTTGCGAGCCGCGCGGGTCGTGCACGAAATCGAGCGGCGCAGTTGAGGACGCCGCCGCATGAGTTCACGGATAACCGTGCCCTTGCCGACCCCGGAGGGGCCGGAGACCACCAGGAGAAGACCTTCGCGCTGCAACTTGCTCGCACCGGTTCAGGAGAGTAGAGTGCGCCCAGACGGTGAGGTCCGGCGCGCTCGAAGCGTAGGTTAGCACAAGCAAGGAGCATTGGCAAGCCACGAGCCGCCAATAAGAGAACATCCGTTCTGATTGACAGGCCGCAGGTGCTTCGGTATCATAGTAGTCCGTTGCCGGGTGGTGTAATGGTAACACAGCTGACTCTGGATCAGCCATTCAAGGTTCGAGTCCTTGCCCGGCAGCCAACCTCGCACACAGCGGCGCCCTGCTCAATGCGGGCGCCGTTCTCATTTTCCTGCACCTTTTCCCGCAAGGTTTCCACACGCCGCCCGGCGAAAGCAGCGACGACGCGTATCCCCGGCTGGAGACACCCTACCATGTCCACCAATGCTCAGACCCTGCATCAGTCAGCCGTCATCATCGACGCACACAATGACAGCATCGTCCGCCGCATGGAACGCGGCCTGCCCACCGATCTCGCGGTGCCTGTGCCCGAGTTCCATGTGGACCTGCCCCGCCTGCGCGAGGGCGGTGTGACCGCCATGTTCACTTACTGCGGCAGCACGGACCTCGTCAAGTCCCTCCAGCTTATCGACGCCCTGCATGCCATGGTCGCGGAGCATCCCGATGGGTTTTCCCTCGCACTGACGGCCAGCGACGTGGTTGCTGCAAAGGAATCCGGCCGTATCGGTCTCATCCCCCAACTTGAGAGCCTGACCTGCTGCATGGGCAGCCTCGAGGTTCTCCGCGACCTTTATCGCCTGGGGGTGCGCGTGGGCAATCTCACCCACGGCGAGGCGACCGAGCATGGGACGCAGAAGAAGCCGAGTATTTTCGACTACGTGGATGCGTCCGACCGCGAGACATTCCGCCGGCCCTACTACGGCCTCACCGACTTCGGCCGAGAGGCGATCCGCGAGATGAACCACCTGGGCATGGTGGTGGACCTTGCGCATGCCAGCGACGCGGCTTTCTACGAGGCGCTTGAGATCAGTACAACGCCCCCGATCTTCTCCCACGGTTCGGTTTTCGCGCTATGCCCCCATTCCCGCGGGCTGACGGACGACCAGATCCGTGCCCTCGCGGGAGCCGGCGGCGTTCACGGGGTGGCCTGCTACACGAGGTTCATCCACCGCGAGCACCCTGACATGAAGAGCCTCGTAGACCTCATCGAACACAGCATCAATCTCGTCGGTCCCGACCACGTGGGCATAGGCGCGGACTACGATGGCCTGCCGGACACGGAGATCCCTGTGCCACCTGATGTCGG is a window of Armatimonadota bacterium DNA encoding:
- a CDS encoding membrane dipeptidase; the encoded protein is MSTNAQTLHQSAVIIDAHNDSIVRRMERGLPTDLAVPVPEFHVDLPRLREGGVTAMFTYCGSTDLVKSLQLIDALHAMVAEHPDGFSLALTASDVVAAKESGRIGLIPQLESLTCCMGSLEVLRDLYRLGVRVGNLTHGEATEHGTQKKPSIFDYVDASDRETFRRPYYGLTDFGREAIREMNHLGMVVDLAHASDAAFYEALEISTTPPIFSHGSVFALCPHSRGLTDDQIRALAGAGGVHGVACYTRFIHREHPDMKSLVDLIEHSINLVGPDHVGIGADYDGLPDTEIPVPPDVGRLGEITAEMASRGWDDETILKVLGGNFMRILTHVLK
- the gmk gene encoding guanylate kinase, whose protein sequence is MQREGLLLVVSGPSGVGKGTVIRELMRRRPQLRRSISCTTRAARKNETHGVEYFFVTHDEFSRMRDAGELLEWATVHTDTSYGTPRKPVEDALAAGEDIILEIDYQGARTVRCTLGRRAVLVFIAPPSWEELESRLVGRETESPDAVRQRLNTARREIAHMDLFEYVIVNGTVKKAADELEAILVAEGCRAVRVDRDGLVKGLLGSGG